Part of the Triticum urartu cultivar G1812 chromosome 2, Tu2.1, whole genome shotgun sequence genome, cgatagtagttatacacatattcataatgttgaagccaaaagatgcagagttgataatgaaagtgcaacttatttgtggcactgtcgtttgggtcatatcggtgtaaagcgcatgaagaaactccatactgatggacttttggaaccacttgattatgaatcacttggtacttgcgaaccgcgcctcatgggcaagatgactaaaacaccgttctccggtactatggagagagcaacagatttgttggaaatcatacataccgatgtatgtggtccgatgaatattgaggctcgtggcggatatcgttatttgctcaccttcacagatgacttaagcagatatgggtatatctacttaatgaaacataagtctgaaacatttgaaaagttcaaagaatttcagtgtgaagttcaaaatcatcgtaacaagaaaataaagtttctatgatgtgatcgtggaggagaatatttgagttacgagttgggcgtacatttgaaaaattgtggaatagtttcgcaactcacgccacccggaacaccacagcgtaatggtgtgtccgaacgtcgtaatcgtactttactagatatggtgcgatctatgatgtctcttactgatttaccgctatcgttttggggttatgctttagagacggccgcattcacgttaaatagggcaccatcaaaatccgttgagacgacgccttatgaactatggtttggcaagaaaccaaagttgtcgtttcttaaagtttggggctgcgatgcttatgtgaaaaagcttcaacctgataagctcgaacccaaatcggagaaatgtgtcttcataggatacccaaaggagactgttgggtacaccttctatcacagatccgaaggcaagacattcgttgctaagaatggatcctttctagagaaggagtttctctcgaaagaagtgagtgggaggaaagtagaacttgatgaggtaactatacttgctccccttattggaaagtagtaccatcacagaaaactgtttctgcgacaccctacaccaataagtgaggaagctaatgatgatagtcatgaaacttcagatcaagatactactgaacctcgtagatcaaccagagtaagatccgcgccagagtggtacggtaatcctgttctggaaatcatgctactagatcatgatgaacctacgaactatgaagaagcgatggtgagcccagattccgcaaagtggcttgaagccatgaaatctgagatgggatccatgtatgagaacaaagtatggactttggttgacttgcccgatgatcggcaagcaattgagaataaatggatctttaagaagaagactgacgctgatggtaatgttactgtctacaaagctcgacttgtcacgaaaggttttcggcaagttcaagggattgactacgatgagaccttctcacccgtagcgatgcttaagtccgtccgaatcatgttagcaattgccgcattttatgattatgaaatttggcaaatggatgtcaaaactgcattcctgaatggatttctggaagaagagttgtatatgatgcaaccataaggttttgtcgatccaaaaggagctaacaaagtgtgcaagctccagcgatccatttatggactggtgcaagcttctcggagttggaataaacgctttgatagtgtgatcaaagcatttggttttatacagactttcggagaagcctgtgtttaaaagaaagtgagtgggagctatgtagcatttctaatattatatgtggatgacatattactaattggaaatgatatagaatttctggatagcataaagggatacttgaataagagtttttcaatgaaagacctcggtgaagctgcttacatattaggcataaagatctatagagatagatcaaaacgcttaattggactttcacaaacaacataccttgacaaaattttgaagaagttcaaaatggatcaagcaaagaaaggattcttgcctgtgttacaaggtgtgaaattaagtaagactcaatgcccgaccactgcagaagatagagagaatatgaaagatgttccctatgcatcagccataggatctatcatgtatgcaatgctgtgtaccagacccgatgtgtgccttgctataagtctagcagggaggtaccaaagtaatccaggagtggatcactggacagcggtcaagaacatcctgaaatacctgaaaaggactaaggatatgtttctcgtatatggaggtgacaaagagctcatcgtaaaaggttacgttgatgcaagctttgacactgatccggacgattctaaatcacaaaccggatacgtgtttacattaaacagtggagctgtcagttggtgcagttctaaacaaagcgtcgtagcgggatctacatgtgaagcggagtacatagctgcttcggaagcagcgaacgaaggagtctggatgaaggagttcatatccgatctaggtgtcatacctagtgcatcgggtccaatgaatatcttttgtgacaatactggtgcaattgccttggcaaaggaatccagatttcacaaaaggaccaagcacatcaagagacgcttcaactccatccgggatctagtctaggtgggagacatagagatttgcaagatacatacggatctgaatgttgcagacccgttgactaagcctcttccacgagcaaaacatgatcagcaccaaggctccatgggtgttagaatcattacagtgtaatctagattattgactctagtgcaagtgggagactgaaggaaatatgccctagaggcaataataaagttattatttatttccttataatcatgataaatgtttattattcatgctagaattgtattaaccggaaacataatacatgtgtgaatacatagacaaacaaagtgtcactagtatgcctctacttgactagctcgttaatcaaagatggttatgtttcctaaccatgaacaatgaattgttatttgattaacgggatcacatcattaagagaatgatctgattgacttgacccattccattagcttagcacccgatcgtttagtatgttgctattgctttcttcatgacttatacatgttcctataactatgagattatgcaactcccgtttaccggaggaacactttgggtactaccaaacatcacaacgtaactgggtgattataaaggagtactacaggtgtctccaaaggtacatgttgggttggcgtatttcgagattaggttttgtcactccgattgtcggagaggtatctctgggccctctcggtaatgcacatcacataagccttgcaagcattgcaactaatgagttagttgtgagatgatgtattacagaacgagtaaagagacttgtcggtaacgagattgaactaggtattggataccgacgatcgaatctcgggcaagtaacataccgatgacaaagggaacaacgtatgttgttatgcggtctgaccgataaagatcttcgtagaatatgtaggagccaatatgggcatccaggtcccgctattggttattgaccggagacgtgtctcggtcatgtctacattgttctcgaacccgtagggtccgcacgcttaaggttacgatgacagttatattatgagtttatgcattttgatgtaccgaaggttgttcggagtcccggatgtgatcacagacatgacgaggagtctcgaaatggtcgatacgtaaagattgatatattggaagcctatgtttgaatatcggaagtgttccgggtgaaatcgggatttttccggagtaccgggaaggttaccggaaccccccgggagctaaatgggccatgatgggccttagtggaaaagagaagaggcagccctacatgggctgcgcgcctcccccttcccctagtcctattaggactaggagaggtggccggcccccctctctctcttttccccctccgcgaatcctattccaactaggattggggggggggaatcctactcccggagggagtaggactctcctggcgcgccccttgtggccggccagcctccccccctttggtcctttatatactgaggtagaggcaccctagaacacacaagttgatccacgtgatctattccttagccgtgtgtggttcccccagccaccatattcctcgataatactgtagcggagtttaggcgaagccctgctgctgtagtgcatcaagatcgtcaccacgccgtcgtgctgacggaactcttccccgacactttgctggatcggagtccggggatcgtcatcgaactgaacgtgtgctcgaactcgaaggtgccgtagtttcggttgttgatcggttggatcgtgaagacgtacgactacttcctctacgtcgtgtcaacgcttccgcagttggtctgcgtgggtacgtagacaacactctcccctctcgttgctatgcatcacatgatcttgcgtgtgcgtaggaaattttttgaaattactacgataCCCAACACATACAACATTGATTACACACATACCTCACTTATGATGACCGACGACTCGGACTCCCCAGAACCAGGTGCATCTAATGATTCGTCGTTAAGGCCTGTCTCTGCGTCGGATTCACCGTAATAGTCGTACGCATTATAACATTCGGAAATGAACTGAAAAGTACAACACAAATACATAATTATTTATCATATAATATTCCTGAAGAAATTCAATTTGCATGCCAACAAAATTTTTCACTTACATACCTGACTAATGTAATCTTCATTCGAGAGCTCTGAGTTGTTTTCCTGATCATCATCAAGCTCATCGATCTACAAATTTTCAACACAAAGATTTAATGTTGTCGGATGCCACCAAAAAATTACAACATGACAATGCCACTCACATTAAGATCGTCCCATTCGTTCCCATTCTCTGTCCGATCTTCACGATCTGAATTTTCATCATCTGACCAATCTTCTATCCAGTCTTTCATCAGTTCTCCAAACTCCATGTCTACCATGATATCAGTTAACTCCTCGTCCGCCATTTCCTACAACCAATATTATGTATCATCACATGTGCAAACATTATCAATGATGAAATATAAAACACATAGCACACGATCACGGATGTTATGTAAACAACCGCAACCGAGGCCGTTCAGATCTGCCCAACTTAGTAAGGAAGATGGCCACGGCACCCGTCGTGATCGCTTTCAATCGCGAGGAACTGCACGATCTCAAAACCTAGCTTGATCGGTGATTACCTCTGCCGCCGGATACCTAGGTTAGCCGCCACATCAAATAACGATACCGGTGGTGCGCACAGCCAACGGCAACCGACACTACGTGAACCCAGATCACGAGGAGCAGCACTACCGGAACAAGATCCACGATCGCATGCGCCGCCGGGTAGCTAGGTTACCCGCCCCACTAGGTTAACCACTACCACTGGCGGCGGTAGTTCGTTCGATGTTGCCGCGAGCGAGACTAGAGGGGGGACGCGGGATGCGGTACCTGTGCGCGCTCATTGGAGATTCACAACGTTGTCGCGCCCGCTGTCCGAcgagatcgccggcgacgagATAGCCGCCGCTAGAGATCTACTACGTGACTTATGGAGCTGCGTCAATGCTCGCGAGATTGATGGAGCTGCTCGCGTGAATGATTGGATTCGGCAGGTCTTACGTGGACATGGGTCGTGTGATGTTTTTTTTTTCGGACCAGAGTACTGTACGTATACGTTCTGGGTTATACAGAGCTAGACAGGGCTTGGATCTGGGCTGTGACGGGTCAGGAAAAAAACAATTTGGCGGAGACAAAAATACCCCTCCGAAATTAGGTTAGGGGGAAGCACTGGAGCAGGGCTCAATGGGCTGACCAGACCCGAATgaaagcccctttttctactagtggagaTCTCTGTTTACAGATGAGATGCCAGCGGTGCCCGCGTGAGGGCCTGCCGATCTGCCTGATAAAGAAGGTGGTCCTAGGGTTCTTCTCGCGTTAAGACGGTGTCATGCTTGATGCCTGTCCTCATTGATCTGGCAGGTGGTGGTGGCTGCTGCTCTGCGTCGTCGACGACTCGAACCCGCTGCCTCTGTTGCCCGGGTCGTTGTTGTTGCAGCACAGCTCGTCCGTGGTGGCGTTGGTGTTGACCGCGCCGCCCGGGCTCACGCCCGCCATCCAGTTCAGCGTTCTGGAGCTCCACACCGACGGGATCACCGCGCCGTGCAGCGCGTCCGCGTCCAGGTACCCGGGGAAGTCCGCCGTCTGGTTGTTGTTGTACCCCGACAGCGACGACAGGGAGCCGTCATCGCTGCACCCGCCCAACGCGGCGTGCGCACCGCCAGCGCCGTCCATGCTGCCCCGGCTGTACACGTAGCTCTCCGCCGACACCAGGGGCGGCATGGGCTGCGTCCCCACGGGCGACGACAGTATCAGCTCGGCCTCGCTGAATACGGCAGTGCGGGTGACGGGCGTGGCGGCAGCGGCAGCGCCGGCGTGAGCGAGCGGCTTGTGGATGGCAGGGTCGATGCGGCGCTGGCGGAGCTTCTTCTTGATGATGGTGTTCCAGAAGTTCTTGACCTCGTTGTTGGTGCGCCCGGGCAGCTGCGCGGCGATCTGAGACCACTTGTTGCCCCGGATGGAGTGGAGGTGGATGATGAGGTCCTCCTCCCCCTGCGAGAAGGGCCCACCTCGGTCCGGCGTCATGTAGTGCATCCACCTCAGCCTGCAGCTCTTCCCGCACCTCTCAAGGCCTAAATTGATTAAAACACGATTAATTCCATCCATTTGGCCGTTCAAAACTGCTACTCTAACTAGTTCTCCACACAAAAAACATTGTCAATCAATTGCATCATATAAAAGGAAACCGTCTCTAATTTAGATATAAAATATTAGAGTGGCCGTAGTGAACTAGGGATGCGGCTATAGGTTGGTACGGTACCTGCAATCTTGGCGATACAGCTCCATCAGCCGTAGCCATACTGGGCAACGTGGTTCATGAGCTTCTCGTCGTCCTCCGGCGACCAGAGGCCGCGCTTCAGCCTCTTCTTGGTCGCGCCCGGCCGCTTCGACATGCCGCCGACTGATTGAGACGACGCGGACTCAAGCTCAATGGCGTTGCCGGCCGTGCAGCTTTGCTAGCCGGCCGTCGCGAGCCGAAGGCGGCGGCCGTCGATGGCGGCAATGACAGAGGAAGGAACGACCGACGGAGGCGGTAATGACAGACGAAGGAACGACCGACGGAGTGATATAGGGAAGACAAAGCGAGGCCAGCCAGAGCATAAAAGGGGCCACAAGGCGGAAGGTGGGAGGTCGCTCTCATGGCGTAGCGCTTGCCTCGCCCTTGAGACTACTGCCGGCGTACGCTGTcatcttttttttttctttttttttgcggggataCTCTCTCATCTTTTCAGCGCTAGTGAATCCACCTTTGCGCATCCGACGGAGCAGATACGTTGGTCGTGAAATCTTTGGCCCGAGTGCAGGGTTGAAAATTGCAACGAAATTTCAGTGAAATCTCTGAAATTTCGCATATTTCAGTAGGGTCTAAAATATTTTTAAAGCCAAAATTTCAACGCAGATTTAAACTGATTTCAAAATAAATTTAAATTATGTTAAAATTCATTAAAATTAAGTaaaatttaaaatctcaaaatccGAAGTAATGTCCAAAATATACCAATTTTCCGAAATTTCGCATATTTTGATAAGGTTTGAAATTTAAAACCTTAGTCGTGTGTGTGGGCTGATTAGACAAAGAGATTTGGTCTCGTAACTGTCCACCCAGCTGCAGTGCTTTTCCGCATCTTTCCCTCGCTTTAATCGTTTTTCACCTTGACACCTTTGCATCCTCCACTACCACCACACAGATAGATGCTGCATGCATTGCATTGCATGCACCCTAGCCCTAGCCGGCCCCGTGGGACTTTGGATGGAACTCATTTTGCgttaggatcacttcttggtgCTGCAAGTTATCGAGTTATTTACCCAAAACCATCACACATTATGGGTTAGGGTAACAGATCAGTACCACATTTGAGCCAAAGCACAAAAAACCACCAACAATAGGGCTAATCTgtaacgcggagcactgacgctgcGTTTTAGCCCAGAAAACAGTGAAACCGACAGGTGGGGCTTGCCTGTCAGGATGATGTGGCAAAAAAATCCACGTGGGCAGGTTGACTAGTCTCtttctcctctctctcctctcttctgGCGCCGGAGTTCTCTGTGATTGTGTGCGTGCATGCTCCAGCCCCCTGGCGCCGCGCAGAGGTCGAGCACGGTGCGCGCCACGGACAGGGCGGATGGGCACGAGGTTGACGCCGACGACGAAGGCGCCGGCGGGGGCACGGGCGACGGCCACCTGCATCCAGCCCCCCGGCGCCGCGCAGAGGTCGAGCACGGCGCGCGCCGGCGGGAGGAACCGGAAGCAATCGTCGAGCTGCTGCAGCTTGAAGGCCGCACGACTTCGGTAGCCCTGCTCCTTGGCGAGGTGGTAGTACTCGTCCTGCCGCTGCTTCCCCTTCGCCTTGCCCGTGGAGCTCTCGACTTGCATCGGCAGAGATGGCTCGCCGCGCACAAGCTGCTCGACACAATGCTCCATAGAAATAGAGATGGGATGAAGATGACCATGTAGTCAATGACAGGCGGGGCCCACAGCTCATCTACCACCTCAGCTAGTCAAAGTTTTTCTGTGTGCTTGGTATTTGCCACTTCAGCCCGACAGGCATGACCCACCTGTCGGATTCGCTGTTTTCTGGACTAAAACGCAGCGTCGGTGCTTCGCGTTACAGATTAGCCCCATTGTTGGTGAGTTTTTGTGCCCTGCCTCAAATGTGGTACTGATCTGTTACCCTAGTCTATAATGTGGTGGTTTTGGATAAATAACTCCAAGTTATCTGGAAAGCAAGCAATTGATAAGCTAGCACGGGCATGGCAACAGACATGTCCTATCCATCGTCTCTAATCGTGTAATGCATCTATTCTATTCCACCACGCATATCAACCACAACAGTTACGTACGTAGCCCCTTCAATTCCTTCAATATAGATGTGTCATTTTACAATAATGTCGCGGTCAAGTAAGCATTTTTAAATTGCACACAGAAAGAATCGCAAACATTTATTGACGCCGTCAAAATATTTCTGTAGGTCATGCAACGCTTACGTGCATAACCCCTTCAACTCCTGTCGATATACATGTCACACTAGACTACATGTGCCTCAATCAATATTTTTTTTATTAAGTTTGTCTACGTACAGATGTGAAAGAAACACCAACATCCATTGGTAGTGTCGAATTGGTAGATAGGTACCACTAAATCCGTCATGAAATATACGTATCTATGTTTTTTTTTAGTTGTTTGGATTACTTACCACATGTGTCACGTGGTTATCTATGCTTACTTAAAATTGCATGTTTTAGAGATTATAAGCAATCAAATTGGAAATGGGTTAGTCATACTGAAGCCGACATGTATTTCAGCATACGCAGGTAGTACTACTGGTTACCTGTAGGCTGATGCGTACGGAGGCTACCTGTAGGCTGTAGCAAGTGATCCTATAATTAGGGTGAAGATTGGgttcaaagaaagtaggagctgTAAGAAAAGGCCAAATGGCCCCTGTGACACGAGAGATTTAATCTGGGGATCAACACTACAGCAAATCATGTGTGGATAATAGGGCGCGGCAATGATAACCACATACCATTAACGTTCGCTTTTCCTAGCTACGTGGCCTATATGAAGCAATCCTGTTAGCCTACTCTaatatgtgtgtgtgcgcgcgcgcgatcCCGGCCACAGCGACCTAGGGTTTTTATATGGAGCAGATCGTCCGGTAGATCATTCTCCCTGGCAGAGAGCCGGTCGCCAGCGAATAGTGACCGCGTGACAAAGAGTGTTTATAGCACACGTGCCCCTACACGCTACATACCGACAGGGTTCACTGTGGTGCTCACGCCTGCTTGCATGAAATGTTGGGTTCACGCTACGTACGAACGGCCCGGCGCCATTTGCGTCAGCCGCCGTCGACTTGTCGCACTCGCCCTGTCTGCACCTTCTTCGTTGGAAATTTGGATTGAGACGTGAAGCGGAGTCCACATACTGGAGCGGAATGGACGGCGGAGATGGGATGAGCCGGTCGACACCTAAGCTCGCCGAAGAGGTCACGCTTTGGATTTAGGGTTGAGGGGAGGAGGGAGGGGGCGAAATCACAGCATGTGCCAGGACCAAGCTGGGGGTGATATTTTTCGTGGTTCATGGATCTAGAGGGAGATTGGCAGGGAGCCAGCGGATTTGCTGTGGAACGTTTGACGTTGGGTGGCGCCGAACAACGGGCCGGCGGACGGGGTAAATCTACAGGGTCGCCTCTGGCACGGAGGAGGCCGAGCTGTGACGTTGACACAACGACAGCTAGTTGTATGATTTAATATATAGCGTCGACTAACTTAGAAGGGCAGTCACTACCGAAACATGGCACTACCCCGACGGCCGAatatatgccgacggcccccgtcagCCTACTCCGTGCTATGCCGACAGCCAAGTCCAGGCCGTCGGGCTATCCggatctatgccgacggcccccgtcagCACAGAAGCACCGTCGGCCTACCTGCGCGTACGCCTACAGCCGCCTTCGGCATACATGGACCGTCGGCATAGTCATGGGCCCGGCAACCCCCCTCGTGACGGATGACTAACGACGTTCAGACTATGCCGACGGTAGAGACGgacggccgtcggcatagatatgCACGTCACGCCATCAATCTGAAGCGCACCGACCAACATGTATGCTGATGGTCGGCATATACGCCACATCATCCATCCGCGGCGCGCCAACCATCTGCCCCCTGGACgcagctatgccgacggctttgacGTCGGCATAGTTatattatattatttttgtgttttcatatagaatttttgattttttttacgTATTATTATTTGATTAACTTACATGTAGCATGTGTAAATATAAGCATGCATAGTAGTGGAGACTAGAGAAAGTGGCGTGACGATGGAGGGAGGGTGTGCGATATACTGGTATGCGCTCTGTTGCGCGAAAAACACACGATCGCAAGCAATTCAATCCGAGATGCTTCCCGCGAATTCTCAAAAATATCATTCTGAAATGCGTAATTGATTATTCCCTTGGTcattatgcatgtgtgtgcaaacTAAACTACTATTCCACGTTCGAAACCGCAGCACGATCGATTGATGAGGCGACTGTATAGAAATCCCCGGGGACCGGTAGCTTGAAATCCTGCAGCTACATGTGCATGCATTAAACCGCGCGTACACATGTCGCCCCTCCACGTAGTACGCACCCACTGCACAAGAGTAGTACTGTACGCCGCGACTCAAGGAAAATACCTTTGATACGTGCAGATATGTTCATGCTATTATCTTCTTGTATGCAAATACTTCCTCCGTtctgaattacttgtcttagatttatCTAGATACGGAGATATCTAGCattaaaataagtctagatacatccgtatctagacaaatccaagacaaataattcgaaacggagggagtatatccgAGATACCATCCACGTGTTGATACCTGATACTCACAATATATAATAGTTGGGACATGATAATTTCAGATAACTGGGCTGGGACGCTTGCCGCGCCCGGACGGAATTGTGTGTTGTCTGTGTCTCCAAAAGTAAATGAACAGGAACAGTGAGCTCGTTCTTTTTTATTCGAGAAAACTTTCAGCCTATTCGTCTTTAGGTGGTGTTTGGTTCAGAAGTCGTAGGAATTTTTCTAATTCCAGGGACTAATCAAAAAAGACTCTTCAATAGTATATCCCGGGAAGTTCAATCAGCTAGCTACGAAATTAAACAAACAGCGGTTTGTTCCATCAGGTAACTTTACTATGTTCTTGTTGTGGAACCAGCCTACCGGGATTCAAGGGATAAACTTGTCGCTGATGCTCACATTTTTTTTAGATTTATTTCAGATTTTTCAATGATAATCGTTCACTGTGAGGAGACGTTTCTACCGACTACAAAACTCCTATGGTCATAAGGAtaggatgtgtgtgtgtgcattCATAAGAGTAAAATATTATGAGTAAGCATATGCAATTATACTATGTTCAAAAAAATGGAACACTATACGGTATAGGAGCTTTGATGTTTCGACATTGCCCTTGTGGGAGTTTTTAGGGTGTGATTATATTTGGTTTGTACCCAAATTTAACCTATCAAGATTTTGTTTGCCCATGAGGTCGACATTATTTAAAAGAATGTAATAGAGTTGCCAAAAGGAGTTTTGGCATGTTTAAAAGTTGACAGTCATCCAAACAAGAACCAACATTTTGGCCACGACCAAAACAACAAATTAGTAGGATAGAATTTAGTAGCAATCGTAACATACCCTTTACTCTCACAACTCCCACAAGGTCGGTTGTGAGAGCATGCACTTCACTGTCGAATATGGCCATGTTTGGTGGCCTCTCTATCTTTGGTGGTTTCACTGTCATTGGATTTGCCTTCATATTC contains:
- the LOC125536110 gene encoding myb-related protein Hv33-like, translated to MHYMTPDRGGPFSQGEEDLIIHLHSIRGNKWSQIAAQLPGRTNNEVKNFWNTIIKKKLRQRRIDPAIHKPLAHAGAAAAATPVTRTAVFSEAELILSSPVGTQPMPPLVSAESYVYSRGSMDGAGGAHAALGGCSDDGSLSSLSGYNNNQTADFPGYLDADALHGAVIPSVWSSRTLNWMAGVSPGGAVNTNATTDELCCNNNDPGNRGSGFESSTTQSSSHHHLPDQ